One Carassius auratus strain Wakin chromosome 3, ASM336829v1, whole genome shotgun sequence genomic region harbors:
- the LOC113041963 gene encoding uncharacterized protein LOC113041963: protein MKFQVIHLSSTLQTTILFLLVLLVQPPRGLMLPHHPMVYLPMLDNPEWEAALLQLQASLGAAGGKAVVEIQPWALIQEPGPEELLERVKAELGWGQRGIVKGQKREELGWKPMGTFPDNLIVDVPYPQGGEVEEEGGEKQNEALTSIAGGLQAFNRQKGGFGFRFGKK from the coding sequence ATGAAATTCCAGGTTATTCATCTCTCTTCCACTCTTCAAACCACAATCCTTTTCTTGCTGGTGCTGCTCGTTCAGCCTCCCAGAGGTCTAATGCTGCCACACCATCCCATGGTTTATCTGCCTATGCTGGACAACCCTGAATGGGAGGCTGCATTGCTCCAGCTTCAGGCTTCACTGGGAGCTGCAGGCGGGAAAGCAGTGGTGGAGATCCAGCCCTGGGCTTTGATTCAGGAGCCGGGACCCGAGGAGCTTCTGGAAAGAGTGAAGGCAGAACTGGGATGGGGACAGAGGGGCATTGTGAAGGGCCAAAAGAGAGAAGAACTGGGATGGAAACCAATGGGAACATTCCCAGACAACCTTATAGTGGATGTGCCGTATCCTCAAGGGGGAGAGGTTGAAGAAGAGGGTGGAGAGAAGCAGAACGAGGCACTTACTTCCATTGCAGGAGGTTTACAAGCCTTCAACAGACAGAAAGGAGGATTTGGCTTTCGATTTGGCAAAAAGTGA
- the cenpa gene encoding histone H3-like centromeric protein A isoform X2, whose protein sequence is MRHNKSAHKRKPSTPRRRSPPEPLPPPSTSRARRTSGPSASPRKRHRFRPGTRALMEIRKYQKSTDLLLRKAPFSRLVREVCQTFSREHMMWQGYALMALQEAAEAFMVRLFSDANLCAIHAKRVTLFPRDIQLARRIRGVENM, encoded by the exons ATGCGGCACAATAAATCGGCACATAAGCGAAAGCCATCGACCCCCAGGCGCCGATCTCCCCCAGAGCCGCTACCGCCTCCCTCGACATCCAGAGCCCGGCGCACCAGCGGACCCTCCG CGTCTCCGCGCAAGAGACACAGGTTTCGCCCTGGCACTCGAGCTCTGATGGAGATCCGCAAATATCAGAAGTCTACTGATTTGTTGCTGCGCAAGGCCCCGTTTTCAAGACTG GTGCGAGAGGTGTGTCAGACATTCAGTCGAGAACACATGATGTGGCAGGGATATGCTCTAATGGCTTTACAGGAG GCTGCAGAAGCATTCATGGTCCGTCTGTTTTCTGATGCCAACCTTTGTGCCATCCATGCCAAGAGGGTGACATTGTTTCCACGTGACATACAACTCGCCCGGCGAATCAGAGGTGTTGAAAACATGTGA
- the cenpa gene encoding histone H3-like centromeric protein A isoform X1 gives MRHNKSAHKRKPSTPRRRSPPEPLPPPSTSRARRTSGPSEASPRKRHRFRPGTRALMEIRKYQKSTDLLLRKAPFSRLVREVCQTFSREHMMWQGYALMALQEAAEAFMVRLFSDANLCAIHAKRVTLFPRDIQLARRIRGVENM, from the exons ATGCGGCACAATAAATCGGCACATAAGCGAAAGCCATCGACCCCCAGGCGCCGATCTCCCCCAGAGCCGCTACCGCCTCCCTCGACATCCAGAGCCCGGCGCACCAGCGGACCCTCCG AAGCGTCTCCGCGCAAGAGACACAGGTTTCGCCCTGGCACTCGAGCTCTGATGGAGATCCGCAAATATCAGAAGTCTACTGATTTGTTGCTGCGCAAGGCCCCGTTTTCAAGACTG GTGCGAGAGGTGTGTCAGACATTCAGTCGAGAACACATGATGTGGCAGGGATATGCTCTAATGGCTTTACAGGAG GCTGCAGAAGCATTCATGGTCCGTCTGTTTTCTGATGCCAACCTTTGTGCCATCCATGCCAAGAGGGTGACATTGTTTCCACGTGACATACAACTCGCCCGGCGAATCAGAGGTGTTGAAAACATGTGA